Sequence from the Macrobrachium rosenbergii isolate ZJJX-2024 chromosome 26, ASM4041242v1, whole genome shotgun sequence genome:
ACATAGGGTAATCAAGCTCATGTGCAGATTGGACTTCCATGTGCTGCCTTGTTTAGTAGGCTTTTATCTCTTTTATCTTAAATtgacttaatctaaaccaaccaccaaCCATCCTAAGTTAATAAATTGTTGAAGAACTTGTATTAGCATAGGCCAACCtgaattttcaaaaattgttacGTACCTGGAACTTTTTTAACATAAGGCTTTTCCAAAAAGTGAAAGTATAGAACCAAATGGTTTAGATTCTCTGCACAATTTTATCTGCAAGAGATAAAGACTTTGTGTTCAGCAAGCATACTCAGCTAATGAGGCCCCCTCTTATGAAACCAAATTTAGCAACTGTGACCATACTAAAAATTATTGCCATTTGAGGGATTCCTGTTTTACAAACTTCCACAGTTATCTACCTTCGCAAAAACTGTAATGATTCCTTCTTCAGTACTTCATCTGTCAGAATGCTTTAAAGAAGTGGATTTGAGGGGGTATGTGTATCTTTTGCAAATCTCTCAGAAGTCCATTCTTAATATCACATTTTGGCTGGTTCTTTTCTAAGTAATTGCAGTAGTTATGATTCTGATGTTTTGTTCCTCTCTAAGCTATGGCAGAGTCAAGTTTTATTGTGATTAAGTAAAGAATATATGGGTGAACCAGCCTTTTTTTCTATGACCAGATGTTAATGCCTGCTTTTACTTATTGACCTGCCTTGTACTATCAGTTCGATAACATATTCAGTTTTTGTTGTGGTTAAAAACTGTTAGGAATCATTTGGTTTAATTTTCAGGTTAGCAGAGCAAGCCTTACTTCAAGAAGCCAAAAGAGGTGCAATTCGGGCAGAAATATCTGGTCCATCTGGATGGCTCAAGAAAAATTTACCATCTACAAACAAGAAGTTTTTGCATAATACTATTTTAGGTTAGTTCTTTTGTTAACAGTGAGTTTATTGATAGTGAGAAGCAGGACTGAACCATATATAAGTTTAGTATGCTGTGTAACAGGGTTCCTGAGTGGTAACCCAGTAATGAGtgcaaaaaataaaggttattctAAAGATCATCTAGTGCTCAGTCATAGTGGATTACCATTTCATTGGGAAGGAAACTTGTCTATTATAATTGCTTAGCATGTTCTTATTGAGTGCCATCAGTTTCCTTCATCTCAGCACTGATTTCTGAGGCTGTTTTGTCCAGAATTGATAGCTCTGGTCTCTTAAGTTTTCTTCTGCTCAGACTGAAGTGGTAGTGTAAATCTTTGTGTACTGATTTGGAGTGAGGAATATATAACCTCATTGTTATAAAGGTAATATTTCTCAGGTAAACCCAAGACTAGATGACAGtagttttataaaacaattttttctccCTACCATTACTCTCTAAAAAATACCTGTCCCTTGTTATTGCTGTTCTAAGACATAAGCATAACTTTCTTTCCTAGAAAACATAGCATCTGATACCTGATCAATGACTTACATTCAGTCCTGATGAAAAAATCCTGTGCAGATGAAGTTTTCAAGCCTTAGGAGTTGCTCACAATCCTTTGGTTAACAAGTAATACAGTAtacacagtatactgtacattatttttagAACTGTACTAAACCCCaatgttgtaaatattttgtactgGATCATCATTTGAGAAAGCTGTATTGTTGGATGCCATCACATAAGAATAATAGCAGTGATAAAGCAATTTCAATTGTAAATGGTGTACTATCAGATACGGAATGTTAAAAAGGTATCACATACATACTGCATAGAAACTTCATACGAGGTTCTATAATAGATGATAAATCGGCAGTTTTTCCACAAATAGTGAAATGATTTTGGGAAAAATCATGAAGATTACTGTTGTCAGCCTTTTGAGCTGATGTCCCAGCGAGTTACAGAATTTGAATTTTGCTTGTGATGCCCTGATGTTAGAAGTGTTTTAAGTTCAGCCAGAAGGGCATGGTTGTCAGTTCATATTGTTTTATCCCTTTCACCTGTAGATTAGGTTTGTTGAAGTTGCCAGCCTCAGGAGAATTAAGAATCTTAATTCAGTAGTCTGGTTAAtcagtattataataaaaatctccACATTGCATTTCtacttttgtttaccttttttcaaTCCTTTTAGGTGCTCTAGCTGCCAATAGAGtccaagaaagaaaagagaagaaccTCAGTGAAATTGGAAAGCGCAAACGACAACTTGAAGAAAAGGAACGAAATACttacaagaaaatatacattCAAGCAAGTACAAAACGTAAGGAACCTTCAGCTCCGAAAAGTATTCCAATTAAAACAGTTACAGTGGAAAGGGACCCAAAAAATAACATAGAGTGGAGTGAAGATGGCTTAGAATTTACAAATGTGAgtgtattgaaaaagaaaattggcgtagaaagaaaaaatagccataaacaagaaaaatcaaatgGTAGTTTACCAAGAAAAATCAAATTTGTAAGTAGTAAACATACTTTTGTAGATGAATCTCATAACAAtagatagaaattatatataagtagttATTATGACCTAATacagtatttttctattttgttccatgaacaagttattatttttactgttacgGGAAGGTATTATTTgctaaaatgaagagaaaacttcaacgaaaaaattttttacctttggaattggTTTTAACTTTTGCATTGCTGAGACCTGatgtttattgaaaaattttcatggatacgtttataattattttattcctttagaaAATACCAGTAACTGTGAATGCCATTTGCACTGTAAGTAGAATTTATTTCTTACTAAACTGAACAGCACTAGtcataaaatatacttattttctgGAAGTTGGTACCTGATCCTTTTTTGTGCTAGTTTTGTCTAGATTCGTTGTGCAAgaggtttgtttgttttcttcagtAGACTAATTGGGAAAGTTAACATCATTATTGCCAAAGAATGTATTGTAGAAGTTACATATGTCatcagtaaaatttttttatttctttggttacTGTACTTTGTGTCATTTTGTGATGTGTCAGTGTGATATGCATTGTCTTTAGAGtgagaaatatatttgaatgacTGTAAGATGATAAAGGTAGTTGTACCTATTGTCATGTGGGTAAagtgatataaaaatgaatgtttcctGCAATAGTGTATGCCATGTTTTAACAAGGATTTTCCATACCAGCATATCTTTAATGTGGTTATTTGTGCTTGATAGTATTTTGGATGTGCCACTGTTGTAAGAGTAAAGTATGCAtgttactgaagtaaaattttgaattcaggCCTTCGAAAATGTTATTACCTTCTTTGGGTAGTCTAGGTTTTAACAGTTGGTGGTGACTTGCATGCATGTTCCACTAATAATTTTCCAAGCATTTCTTGAAAGTACAACAAAAGTATTCCATTGTGTTCCCTCAAATAGTACATTTACAGTCTTTGAATTCAGGAATATTGCACtacatttttgttgtatttgagaaagtaatttttattattaaaggttTTAGGTGTTCTTTTCACAGGCTAGACATGTCATGAGTTCTTTACAGTCTTACATTGCACACTTTCTGCCTGAGTATCTTACATACATTATGCTTGAATCCCCTTTTGGTTGAGGTCTTCAGTCATGCTCTCCATGATCCTCTGTGGCAGCTCGCTGGTCATTGTTCTACTGCTTGAAGACCATCTCAGTCTTTGAGATTCAGCCAAAAGAGAAGTTAAAAGTCCATGTATGGAATAAATTGTCCagcatataattaaaatatgaggTTATTAATACTATAAAATAGGTTAACCAGAaggatttcttttttccttaaatgGGCAATTGAAATGGtagtaaatgaaagtaaataagcaGGACAGCCAAATAGCAAGAGAAAGGTGGGATTGAATGATGTTAAAAGATAGGAAGCAATGCAGCTGAATgctgaaaggatgctgcaaagaatcttgagcACAATCTACAATTCACTCAAGAAGGCCCACTGTAGATTTTGCATCCTTATTTGGTTAAAAGATGAAATGTTTGCCCTGCTCCTTTAACTCTCAttgttcatatacagtacaaaccAGGTCTTTACATAGAAGAAAAATCTCTCAAGCACTAGCTGGATCCGGTTAGAAATAGAACAAGGGTTTGGTGGTAGCAGGGTGATAGCCAATGAGAGAGTAGGTGGAGTCCGACCTCTTTCCTCTCTTGTGCCTTGTGACACACCAGTCATTTCTGAACCATCTTTCTTGCAAGACGTGCGCTTCCCTTTCTTGTATAGAAGCCAGTTTATTACGCACTTCCTGCCCTATCTGTGCCTTGGCATTAtggttttttctttcctcttttgtgTTTGATTCTGTGTTACTTTTGtgtttatctgtgttttgcattAGGGATGCAAATGCTTGATTCATCTAAGAAGGCTTGGCCTCAGAGAAGATGCCCGGGGGTAGGTAACAATCCTTGCTTTCGTTATTTAGCCTCTATCGATTCTGATCCTCATACAATTTGTAGCAGATGCAGATCTAATGACTGCAATGTTAGTAACCCATGTTCTGAGTGTCGTGATTGGTCTCTTGAGCAGTGTAAGTGTTTTGGTAAGAAGGAATACAAGAGGGAGTCGGTTGTTCCGTCTTGGGAAGGCTTCTCGCCTCCAATGGCGGCCAACTTCACcattccttcttgttccttttttcctttaccaGATTTGCCTCTCATTGCTTCTTCTCAGGAAGATTTTACTCCTCATTTATCTATTGCTTCATCTTTAGATAAATCAAGGAGGGGTTCGGGAGATCTTGTGCTTGATTTAGCTGCCTTTGGTCTTTCAGGGGTGGCACCCCCCCACTAGGAGGGAGGTAGCTCCTCTTTGTAC
This genomic interval carries:
- the LOC136853078 gene encoding protein POLR1D-like, translating into MVTDDELSRLAEQALLQEAKRGAIRAEISGPSGWLKKNLPSTNKKFLHNTILGALAANRVQERKEKNLSEIGKRKRQLEEKERNTYKKIYIQASTKRKEPSAPKSIPIKTVTVERDPKNNIEWSEDGLEFTNVSVLKKKIGVERKNSHKQEKSNGSLPRKIKFVSSKHTFVDESHNNR